The Formosa sp. Hel1_33_131 genome window below encodes:
- a CDS encoding VOC family protein, whose translation MIKGLYETHLFVENLERSIDFYSIKMELEQCHYEEERRAAFFWIGKPKQFMLGIWEKPKEEIDIRHFAFECEPNWVLNESVDYLKKRNIKCRNFLNDGTERPMVFAWMPAISIYFEDPDGHSLEYIGVLDGKGKPDNGIITYEKWLELENK comes from the coding sequence ATGATTAAAGGACTTTATGAAACGCATTTATTTGTAGAAAATCTTGAACGTTCAATTGATTTTTATTCAATAAAAATGGAATTAGAACAATGCCATTATGAAGAAGAAAGACGAGCCGCATTTTTTTGGATTGGAAAACCTAAGCAATTTATGTTAGGAATTTGGGAAAAGCCCAAAGAGGAAATTGACATTAGACATTTTGCTTTTGAATGTGAGCCTAATTGGGTGCTGAATGAATCTGTTGATTATTTAAAGAAACGGAATATTAAGTGTCGGAATTTCCTAAATGATGGAACTGAAAGACCAATGGTTTTTGCTTGGATGCCTGCAATATCGATATATTTTGAAGACCCAGACGGACATTCACTTGAATATATTGGGGTTTTGGATGGAAAAGGAAAGCCTGATAATGGAATCATAACCTATGAAAAGTGGTTAGAATTAGAAAACAAATAA
- the polA gene encoding DNA polymerase I, with translation MAEQKRLFLLDAYALIFRGYYAFIKNPRINSKGLDTSAILGFTNSLLDVIKRERPDHLAVCFDKGGSKDRVEIFKEYKANRDATPEGIKLAVPYIYQILEAMNIPAVVKEGFEADDIIGTLAKKAEKEGYKTFMVTPDKDFAQLVSENIFMYRPVFGGGYETWGVEEIKAKFEIEDPLQVIDFLGMKGDASDNIPGLPGVGDKTAKKLLAQYGSMENLLANTHELKGKMKEKIEANAELGLLSKKLATILLDVPVEFDAKSFELTAPDSEKVGAIFQDLEFKRLIDNFNKTFAVKPPEGATPEPTTSTPKPAANPTAEAGAGQFSLFGGDEPSAPVATLNYGRETATSVPHFYQNVSGDLGLKLFIKQLMSKTSVCFDTETTGLNPLKAELVGIAFSWEAHKGFYIPFPESFEEAQELIELFRPFFEATHIEKIGQNLKYDLKVLHKYKIEVKGPLFDTMIAHYLINADMRHNMEVLAETYLNYTPISITDLIGKKGKNQLSMRDVSLEKLTEYAVEDADITYQLASHFKKELTDADTLKLFNEIEIPLVKVLASMELEGIKLDTDFLNSLSEDLNNDIERLQTEIFEAAGETFNIASPKQLGVILFEKMKLVDKPKKTKTGQYSTAEDVLSYLAKDHDIIQKVLDYRGLAKLKSTYVDALPEQVLDLTGHIHTEYMQTVASTGRLSSTNPNLQNIPIRTERGRQVRKAFIPRNEDYILLAADYSQIELRVIAAMSEEETMMEAFKNGEDIHASTASKVFNVPLEEVTREQRGNAKTVNFGIIYGVSAFGLSNQTDLSRTEAKELIETYYETYPKLRKYMSSQVDFARDHGYVTTVSNRRRYLKDINSRNAIVRGAAERNAVNAPIQGSAADVIKIAMINIYNKLEAGGFKTKMLLQVHDELVFDVYKPELETMKVLIKEEMENAYTLSVPLDVEMDMGVNWLEAH, from the coding sequence ATGGCTGAACAAAAACGCTTATTTCTTCTCGATGCTTATGCTCTCATTTTTAGAGGCTATTATGCGTTTATCAAAAACCCACGGATCAATTCCAAAGGGCTTGATACTTCCGCCATCCTCGGATTTACAAACTCTTTATTAGATGTTATAAAAAGAGAGCGTCCAGACCACTTGGCGGTTTGTTTTGACAAAGGCGGCAGTAAAGACCGTGTTGAAATTTTTAAGGAATACAAGGCCAACAGGGATGCAACTCCAGAAGGTATCAAACTAGCCGTGCCTTATATCTATCAAATTTTGGAAGCTATGAATATCCCAGCGGTTGTCAAAGAAGGATTTGAAGCCGATGACATCATTGGAACACTTGCTAAAAAAGCCGAAAAAGAAGGCTATAAAACCTTTATGGTCACACCCGATAAAGATTTCGCACAACTGGTCAGTGAAAACATTTTTATGTACCGCCCTGTGTTTGGAGGCGGCTATGAAACTTGGGGTGTGGAAGAAATTAAAGCAAAATTTGAAATTGAAGACCCCCTTCAAGTCATTGATTTTTTAGGGATGAAAGGCGATGCCTCTGATAACATTCCCGGACTACCTGGCGTGGGGGATAAAACGGCCAAAAAACTACTTGCACAATATGGAAGCATGGAAAATTTATTAGCAAACACCCATGAGCTCAAAGGAAAAATGAAAGAAAAGATTGAAGCCAATGCTGAGCTTGGACTCCTTTCAAAAAAATTAGCTACGATTTTATTGGACGTTCCGGTGGAATTTGATGCCAAAAGTTTTGAACTCACGGCACCCGACTCTGAAAAAGTCGGTGCTATTTTTCAAGACTTGGAATTCAAACGTTTGATTGATAATTTTAATAAAACATTTGCTGTAAAACCGCCTGAGGGTGCGACACCAGAGCCAACAACTTCGACGCCTAAACCCGCCGCAAACCCCACAGCTGAAGCAGGAGCGGGACAATTTTCATTGTTTGGAGGAGATGAACCTTCAGCGCCTGTTGCTACACTCAACTACGGAAGAGAAACGGCAACTTCAGTCCCTCACTTTTACCAAAATGTATCGGGTGATTTAGGGTTAAAACTCTTTATCAAGCAGCTCATGAGCAAAACATCGGTTTGTTTTGATACCGAAACAACAGGACTCAATCCGCTGAAAGCAGAGCTGGTAGGAATTGCCTTTTCGTGGGAAGCACACAAAGGATTTTACATTCCGTTTCCAGAGTCTTTTGAGGAAGCCCAAGAATTGATCGAATTATTTCGACCGTTTTTTGAGGCCACCCATATTGAGAAAATTGGACAGAATTTAAAATACGATTTAAAAGTATTACACAAATATAAAATAGAGGTCAAAGGCCCATTGTTTGATACTATGATTGCGCATTATTTGATCAATGCCGATATGCGTCATAATATGGAGGTGCTTGCAGAAACCTATTTAAATTATACGCCTATTTCCATTACGGATCTCATCGGTAAAAAAGGAAAAAATCAACTTTCAATGCGCGATGTGTCACTTGAGAAATTGACCGAATATGCGGTTGAAGATGCAGACATCACCTATCAATTGGCAAGTCATTTCAAAAAAGAATTGACGGATGCCGATACCTTAAAATTATTTAATGAGATTGAAATCCCCTTGGTCAAAGTATTAGCATCGATGGAATTAGAAGGGATCAAACTTGATACTGACTTTTTAAACTCGCTTTCGGAAGATTTAAACAATGATATTGAGAGACTCCAAACAGAAATATTTGAAGCTGCTGGAGAGACCTTTAATATTGCCTCGCCAAAACAATTAGGGGTGATTTTGTTTGAAAAAATGAAGCTGGTCGATAAACCTAAAAAAACCAAAACTGGTCAGTACAGTACGGCGGAAGATGTGTTGTCCTATTTAGCAAAAGATCATGACATCATTCAAAAAGTATTGGATTACAGAGGACTCGCCAAACTGAAAAGCACCTATGTAGATGCGCTGCCCGAACAGGTCTTGGACCTCACAGGACACATCCATACGGAGTATATGCAAACGGTGGCTTCCACAGGACGCTTGAGTAGTACGAATCCAAATCTTCAGAACATTCCGATCCGAACAGAACGCGGGCGTCAAGTGCGAAAGGCGTTCATTCCAAGAAATGAAGATTACATCCTTTTAGCGGCGGATTATTCTCAAATAGAATTGCGTGTTATTGCGGCAATGAGCGAAGAGGAAACCATGATGGAGGCGTTTAAAAACGGTGAAGATATTCATGCGTCCACCGCTTCGAAAGTCTTTAATGTACCTTTGGAAGAAGTGACGAGAGAACAGCGTGGAAATGCCAAAACGGTCAACTTCGGAATTATTTACGGCGTGTCTGCTTTTGGGCTCAGCAATCAAACGGATTTAAGTAGAACCGAGGCCAAAGAATTGATTGAAACTTATTACGAAACTTATCCGAAACTCCGAAAATACATGAGTTCACAGGTCGATTTCGCAAGAGATCATGGCTATGTGACAACCGTCTCCAACCGACGTCGTTATCTGAAAGACATCAACTCACGAAATGCGATTGTAAGAGGAGCTGCGGAACGAAATGCAGTGAATGCGCCCATCCAAGGAAGTGCAGCGGATGTGATCAAAATTGCGATGATTAACATCTATAACAAACTGGAAGCCGGTGGGTTTAAAACCAAAATGCTCTTGCAGGTGCATGATGAATTGGTCTTTGATGTTTACAAACCCGAACTGGAAACTATGAAAGTATTAATCAAGGAAGAAATGGAGAACGCCTATACTTTAAGTGTTCCCTTAGATGTTGAAATGGACATGGGTGTCAATTGGCTAGAAGCGCATTAG
- a CDS encoding thioredoxin family protein gives MSKFGELIDVEIPVLFEFFTEWSDESEAMHDVLRHVAAAMGDKARVIKIDVEKNQDLAEALRIKGLPTLIIYKSGDMKWRQSGELDANTIIGRIQEYV, from the coding sequence ATGTCAAAATTTGGAGAGTTAATAGACGTTGAAATCCCTGTATTGTTCGAGTTCTTTACAGAGTGGAGCGACGAATCTGAGGCCATGCATGATGTGCTCAGACATGTTGCTGCCGCAATGGGCGACAAGGCTCGTGTGATAAAAATTGACGTTGAAAAAAATCAAGACCTTGCAGAAGCACTGCGCATAAAAGGGCTGCCAACACTCATTATTTACAAGTCAGGCGACATGAAATGGCGCCAAAGCGGAGAGCTGGACGCCAATACAATTATTGGTCGGATTCAAGAATATGTGTAA
- a CDS encoding metallophosphoesterase — MIRLIIFIVLVLALDFYALQSFRSVVRNPWVTYGYVVISLVVFGNIVYQGFTFERGSGVNSGFYLAFALFVLVYVPKLVLLIFMFGEDVFRLFEAGVNYFVSKSDESSGLFNSRRKFIGQLALGIAAIPFLSILYGITKGKYNFKVLKYTLEFDDLPAAFDGYQVTQISDIHSGSFDNKEKIEYAVDLVNQQASDVIMFTGDLVNSKSKEMRPWKSTFSKLTAKDGVFSILGNHDYGDYTRWPSDEAKAENFQELLDIQKEMGFDLLRNESRFIEKEGDRLAVIGVENWGKGFKQKGDLSLASSKVEPNDFKILLSHDPSHWQYEVVKDPTHYHLTLSGHTHGMQFGIEIPGIIKWSPIKWRYKYWAGIYEKAGQYINVNRGFGFLAFPGRVGIWPEITVITLKKRINNT, encoded by the coding sequence ATGATTCGATTAATAATTTTTATAGTTCTTGTTTTAGCATTAGATTTTTATGCCCTTCAAAGTTTTAGAAGCGTGGTTCGAAATCCGTGGGTCACTTACGGATATGTGGTTATTTCTTTGGTCGTATTTGGAAATATCGTCTATCAAGGGTTTACATTTGAAAGAGGCTCAGGAGTAAACTCCGGATTTTATTTAGCCTTTGCCTTGTTTGTATTGGTTTATGTGCCCAAATTAGTGCTCTTAATTTTTATGTTTGGGGAAGATGTGTTTCGTTTGTTTGAAGCTGGTGTTAATTATTTTGTTTCTAAATCAGATGAAAGCTCGGGCTTATTTAATTCTAGACGAAAATTCATTGGACAACTCGCCTTGGGCATTGCAGCCATCCCATTTTTGTCCATTCTCTATGGAATTACGAAAGGAAAATACAATTTTAAAGTTTTAAAATACACATTAGAATTCGATGATTTACCTGCTGCTTTTGACGGCTATCAGGTTACTCAAATAAGTGACATTCACAGTGGGAGTTTTGACAATAAAGAAAAAATAGAATATGCGGTTGATCTTGTGAATCAGCAAGCTTCGGATGTAATTATGTTTACGGGCGATTTAGTGAATAGTAAGTCTAAAGAAATGCGTCCATGGAAATCGACCTTTTCAAAATTAACAGCAAAAGACGGTGTGTTTTCTATTTTGGGAAATCATGATTATGGCGATTATACGCGTTGGCCTTCCGACGAGGCGAAAGCAGAGAATTTTCAAGAGTTATTAGACATTCAAAAAGAGATGGGTTTTGATTTGTTGAGGAATGAAAGTCGATTTATTGAAAAAGAAGGCGATCGTTTGGCTGTTATTGGTGTCGAAAATTGGGGGAAAGGATTCAAGCAAAAAGGCGATTTATCGCTTGCATCTTCCAAAGTGGAACCGAACGATTTTAAGATACTTTTGAGTCATGATCCTTCACATTGGCAGTACGAAGTTGTGAAAGATCCAACGCATTACCACCTAACGTTAAGTGGGCACACTCATGGGATGCAGTTTGGTATTGAGATTCCTGGAATCATCAAATGGAGTCCTATTAAATGGCGCTACAAATATTGGGCTGGCATCTACGAAAAGGCCGGTCAGTACATCAATGTGAACCGTGGATTTGGCTTTTTAGCCTTCCCTGGGCGGGTTGGTATTTGGCCTGAAATTACCGTTATAACGCTTAAAAAACGGATTAATAACACATAA
- a CDS encoding antibiotic biosynthesis monooxygenase family protein, translated as MIAVIIKFKVKPNQEKVFVENWKQLTKFIYEYENSLGSRLHKEDGLNFIAYAQWPDKETLHNTDSKLPEEALEVRKRMRDACEKVEKLYELELTEDLLK; from the coding sequence ATGATAGCAGTAATTATAAAGTTTAAAGTAAAACCTAACCAAGAAAAAGTGTTTGTGGAAAATTGGAAGCAATTGACCAAGTTCATTTATGAATACGAAAATAGTTTAGGCTCAAGGTTGCATAAAGAAGATGGTTTAAATTTTATAGCTTACGCTCAATGGCCTGATAAGGAAACATTGCATAATACAGATTCTAAATTACCTGAAGAAGCATTAGAGGTTAGAAAACGAATGAGAGATGCCTGCGAAAAAGTTGAAAAACTTTATGAACTAGAATTGACCGAAGATTTATTAAAATAA
- a CDS encoding MFS transporter, producing the protein MSTKNNNSALTTLVTVFFFWGFIAASNGVFIPFCKTYFSIDQFQSQLVDFAFYGAYYLGALLLFVISSSVKKDILNNWGYKNGIVYGLLISALGALLMYPFVDGAQQGDTSVFYLVLLALFIVGLGFSLQQTAANPFAIALGDPETGSHRLNLAGGVNSFGTTIGPIVIAFIIFGSTPLSGDELNQMIENNEIKLTTIQYLYLGVGALFLAAAALFHFSKKLPNTKTNEVFEPANKAKNMLIALTVVIFVCFGLIFNTYAGGEVTTEALENKRLYLLLIALFAVVVSVFFANTRASKSPEGWGAMKYPQLILGMLAIFMYVGVEVTIQSNLGELLKSVADKINNLNPLGLKVMNDAEIAPFISLYWGGMMIGRWVGAITVFNPSKGLKKWLLILVPYVAFGVILLVNFGSYSSSEILLFSVCVAIQIGGFFLAKDNPIKTLKIFSTLGVIGVLIGIFASGQLALYALLSGGLFCSIMWPCIFTLSISGLGKYTSQGSAFLIMMILGGAIIPPLQGKLADIFSIQSSYWIAVFCFIYLLFYAFKTKSVLKNQGISLSE; encoded by the coding sequence ATGAGTACAAAAAACAACAATTCAGCATTAACAACCTTAGTCACTGTCTTCTTTTTCTGGGGATTTATTGCCGCCTCTAACGGAGTTTTCATACCCTTTTGCAAAACCTATTTTAGTATTGATCAATTTCAATCGCAGCTTGTTGACTTTGCCTTTTACGGTGCTTATTATTTGGGAGCCCTATTGCTGTTTGTAATATCAAGTTCTGTAAAAAAAGACATTCTTAATAATTGGGGCTACAAAAATGGTATTGTATATGGACTCTTAATTTCGGCACTTGGCGCCTTGTTAATGTACCCTTTTGTAGATGGAGCTCAACAAGGAGACACCTCAGTGTTTTATTTGGTGCTATTAGCCTTATTCATTGTAGGACTTGGATTTTCGCTTCAACAAACCGCGGCAAACCCCTTTGCGATTGCACTAGGCGATCCAGAAACAGGGTCACATCGATTGAACCTTGCAGGCGGTGTCAACTCGTTTGGAACCACCATTGGACCCATCGTCATTGCGTTTATCATTTTTGGATCTACACCATTATCTGGGGATGAGTTGAATCAAATGATTGAAAATAACGAGATAAAACTAACCACCATTCAATACCTCTATTTGGGTGTTGGTGCCTTGTTTTTAGCCGCAGCAGCCTTGTTTCATTTTTCTAAAAAGTTGCCGAACACAAAAACAAATGAAGTGTTTGAACCTGCCAATAAAGCAAAAAATATGTTGATTGCTTTAACCGTCGTGATTTTTGTTTGTTTTGGATTGATCTTCAATACTTATGCTGGAGGAGAAGTTACAACGGAAGCCCTCGAAAACAAACGGCTTTATTTACTGTTGATCGCTTTATTTGCGGTTGTTGTAAGTGTATTTTTCGCCAATACACGTGCCTCAAAATCACCTGAAGGTTGGGGCGCTATGAAATACCCACAATTGATTTTAGGGATGCTCGCCATATTTATGTATGTAGGAGTCGAAGTGACCATTCAAAGTAATCTCGGTGAACTCTTAAAATCGGTAGCTGATAAAATCAACAACCTAAATCCTTTAGGTTTAAAAGTGATGAATGATGCTGAGATCGCGCCCTTCATTTCCTTATATTGGGGCGGAATGATGATTGGCCGTTGGGTCGGTGCGATCACTGTGTTTAACCCGAGTAAAGGCCTTAAGAAATGGTTGCTTATTTTGGTGCCTTATGTCGCCTTTGGCGTGATTCTATTGGTTAATTTTGGTAGCTACTCAAGCTCAGAAATTTTATTGTTTAGTGTGTGTGTTGCCATCCAAATCGGTGGTTTCTTTCTCGCAAAAGACAACCCTATTAAAACCTTGAAAATCTTTAGCACCTTAGGCGTTATTGGAGTCCTCATTGGCATTTTTGCATCAGGACAATTGGCGTTATATGCATTACTTTCAGGAGGTTTATTTTGCTCCATCATGTGGCCTTGTATATTTACACTAAGTATTTCTGGATTGGGAAAATATACCTCTCAAGGGTCTGCATTCTTAATTATGATGATTTTAGGAGGGGCAATTATTCCACCATTACAAGGGAAATTAGCAGATATTTTTAGCATTCAATCTTCGTATTGGATTGCTGTATTCTGTTTTATATATCTATTATTTTATGCGTTCAAAACAAAGAGTGTCTTGAAAAATCAAGGGATTTCACTTAGTGAATAA
- the odhB gene encoding 2-oxoglutarate dehydrogenase complex dihydrolipoyllysine-residue succinyltransferase, translating into MILEMKVPSPGESITEVEIAEWLVQEGDYVEKDQAIAEVDSDKATLELPAEASGTISLKAEVGDAVDVGAVVCLIDTSAAKPEGDAAPKATVATPEVVATPKVETPANTTYATGSASPAAKKILSEKGIEATAIAGTGKDGRITKEDAVKAVPAMGEQTNVEGRGVSRSKLSMLRRKVAERLVAVKNETAMLTTFNEVDMSPIFELRKQYKETFKEKHGVGLGFMSFFTLAVVRALKLFPSVNSMIDGKEMISYDFCDISIAVSGPKGLMVPVIRNAEDLSFRGVESEVKRLAILARDGQITVDEMTGGTFTITNGGVFGSMLSTPIINPPQSAILGMHNIVERPVAINGEVVIRPIMYVALSYDHRIIDGRESVGFLVAVKEALENPQEFLMDADVKKALEL; encoded by the coding sequence ATGATTTTAGAAATGAAAGTGCCTTCACCAGGCGAATCAATCACAGAAGTAGAAATTGCAGAATGGTTAGTTCAAGAAGGCGATTATGTAGAAAAAGATCAAGCCATTGCAGAAGTGGACAGCGATAAAGCAACTTTAGAGTTGCCAGCAGAAGCGAGCGGAACCATTTCTTTAAAAGCAGAAGTAGGCGATGCTGTGGACGTTGGAGCCGTTGTTTGTCTCATTGATACAAGCGCTGCAAAACCAGAAGGTGATGCCGCTCCCAAAGCGACAGTAGCCACGCCAGAAGTTGTTGCAACACCAAAAGTTGAAACGCCGGCGAACACTACCTATGCTACAGGATCAGCGAGCCCTGCAGCTAAAAAAATACTTTCCGAAAAAGGTATTGAAGCCACTGCAATTGCAGGCACCGGAAAAGACGGACGCATTACGAAAGAAGATGCGGTCAAGGCCGTTCCAGCGATGGGAGAACAGACGAATGTAGAAGGGCGTGGTGTGTCACGGTCTAAACTGTCTATGTTGCGTCGAAAAGTAGCAGAACGTTTGGTGGCTGTCAAAAATGAAACTGCAATGCTAACGACCTTTAACGAAGTTGACATGTCTCCAATTTTCGAATTGAGAAAACAATACAAAGAAACCTTTAAAGAAAAGCACGGGGTAGGACTTGGGTTTATGAGTTTCTTTACGCTCGCCGTGGTGCGTGCATTAAAATTATTTCCTTCGGTCAATTCTATGATCGATGGAAAAGAAATGATTTCCTATGATTTCTGTGATATCAGTATCGCCGTTTCAGGGCCTAAAGGACTTATGGTGCCCGTCATAAGAAACGCTGAAGATTTATCTTTTAGAGGCGTAGAATCGGAAGTAAAGCGCTTGGCAATTCTTGCGCGTGATGGACAAATTACAGTGGATGAAATGACAGGCGGAACTTTTACAATTACCAATGGTGGGGTATTTGGAAGTATGCTTTCAACACCGATTATCAACCCGCCTCAAAGTGCCATTCTTGGAATGCACAATATTGTAGAACGTCCAGTAGCCATTAATGGAGAGGTCGTCATTCGTCCGATTATGTACGTTGCGCTATCTTATGACCATAGAATCATTGACGGAAGAGAATCGGTTGGATTCCTTGTAGCGGTGAAAGAAGCCCTCGAAAATCCACAAGAATTTTTGATGGATGCCGATGTTAAAAAGGCGTTAGAGCTTTAA
- a CDS encoding isoaspartyl peptidase/L-asparaginase family protein — translation MKRRNFLKNASLSGIGLALGKSLTSCAETPSSEVVGTLEAASLPLVIATWDVKNSTAKAWEILQNGGTALDAVEQGCRVEEANEKGQSVGKGGLPDRDGNVTLDACVMNQNGDCGSVVFLHNITHAVSVARKVMEDTPHVMLAGSGAEKFALQKGFKKENLLTEDSKKSWEAWKIKSEYSPIINIENHDTIGMLAIDKDGNLSGACTTSGLAYKLNGRVGDSPIIGAGLFVDNEIGAAVATGLGEEVVKTVGSFLVVELMRQGKTPQEACEIAIQRIVDKPNSNYKNFQVGYIAINKQGQTGSFSIHQWFSMTKFQKGVNETIQSNYFNKNA, via the coding sequence ATGAAGCGAAGAAATTTTTTAAAAAACGCTTCCCTTTCGGGGATCGGTTTAGCACTTGGAAAGAGCTTGACCAGTTGCGCAGAAACCCCATCTTCAGAAGTTGTTGGCACTTTGGAGGCGGCTTCACTTCCACTCGTTATTGCCACTTGGGATGTGAAAAATTCCACTGCAAAAGCTTGGGAGATTTTACAAAATGGAGGTACTGCACTTGATGCAGTCGAGCAAGGCTGTCGTGTAGAAGAAGCCAATGAAAAAGGCCAATCTGTTGGTAAAGGAGGACTCCCCGACCGAGATGGAAATGTGACTCTCGATGCCTGTGTTATGAATCAAAATGGCGACTGTGGATCGGTTGTGTTTTTACACAATATTACCCATGCCGTTTCTGTCGCTCGAAAAGTAATGGAGGACACACCACACGTGATGCTCGCTGGAAGTGGTGCTGAAAAATTTGCACTTCAAAAAGGATTCAAAAAAGAAAACTTACTCACCGAAGATTCCAAAAAAAGCTGGGAAGCTTGGAAAATTAAAAGTGAATACAGCCCCATCATTAACATCGAAAACCACGACACTATTGGAATGCTGGCGATCGACAAAGACGGAAACCTTTCGGGGGCTTGTACCACAAGCGGATTGGCCTATAAACTAAATGGACGGGTGGGCGACTCTCCAATCATTGGGGCTGGGCTGTTTGTAGATAATGAAATTGGTGCTGCTGTGGCCACAGGGTTGGGCGAAGAAGTCGTGAAAACCGTCGGGAGTTTTTTAGTCGTAGAATTGATGCGACAAGGAAAAACACCTCAAGAAGCTTGTGAAATCGCCATCCAACGAATTGTAGATAAACCCAACAGCAATTACAAGAATTTTCAAGTCGGGTATATTGCGATCAATAAACAAGGACAGACAGGATCCTTTTCGATCCATCAATGGTTTAGTATGACCAAATTCCAAAAGGGAGTCAACGAAACAATACAATCAAACTATTTTAATAAAAACGCTTAA